A window of Paraburkholderia bryophila contains these coding sequences:
- a CDS encoding PA14 domain-containing protein — protein MRNYLVLAALAMLGACGGNDGSPGAAASANKQTVAADPSASASSAAAAASAASAADLASVDNEFRAAKTVPLGMKTTTPPLVIADPTLNLPPYTPPAPPAPVSTTTLSFGDFTSYLAPGSNQGWQAGANSSTIAIPAPPTNGTGAGDKTVALASSYATASYEADLTVSAPVGNGAANAGFLVRTTNPTAGGPDSLTGYYIGLDTGTHSVVVGRENNNWTNFIAYPVSSVVGGSTHHLKVTTSGTAITVDLDQQRVISVNDATNALPAVFQSGSFGLRRFGVGASFSNVTIRTYPTVTSPSYDFSKVVGAVYTPSNAVNAIDFWENYDPDIVNRELTYAQTYGMNTIAVYLHYLVWANDRVAFLSKFENLLKIAARHGIKVSPIFYDDCWNPTPQYGPQAAPVWGVHNSQWVQSPGTPVEQAYFQPSASNAAVTYKTSLASYITDFVAPHRNDPRIIFWETMNEPGCSGNGALQETRAVLMNDARIAILNAGATQPINAPQVQEDEGTYFSDFYAFHPYGNPYTGPVNGSSVSALNSETLQRGFPGTTGQTMPGIVSNYGGSTGFIVWELMIGRTNTRFHWGQVPSAPATVEPAIPFQGTIYPDGHPWQTSETQALTGGFDVKLPVLQVGYYNDPTFQSAPVKTSVTPLIDFDLNTERGTDSPDASAGVNATGYGVRWTGAIQATQAGLYTFSIDSDNVARLWINGVKIIDKKSASQGTLSGKTWLAAKQRASIKVEYVHGTGPASMHLLWSSSAARNPSALRIVPSDSLVTAN, from the coding sequence GTGCGCAATTACCTTGTGCTTGCGGCGCTGGCTATGCTCGGCGCTTGCGGTGGCAATGACGGTTCGCCCGGTGCGGCCGCATCGGCGAACAAACAGACCGTCGCGGCCGATCCTTCGGCTTCGGCCTCTTCCGCGGCGGCCGCGGCATCCGCTGCCTCGGCGGCTGACCTGGCCAGCGTCGACAACGAATTCCGGGCCGCGAAGACCGTTCCGCTCGGCATGAAAACGACCACCCCGCCGCTGGTGATCGCCGATCCAACGCTCAACCTTCCGCCGTACACACCGCCTGCGCCGCCCGCGCCGGTCTCCACCACCACGCTCTCGTTCGGCGACTTCACCAGCTACCTCGCGCCTGGCTCGAATCAAGGCTGGCAGGCCGGCGCCAACAGCTCGACGATCGCGATTCCCGCGCCGCCGACCAACGGCACGGGCGCCGGCGACAAGACCGTCGCGCTCGCCAGCAGTTACGCCACCGCGTCGTACGAAGCCGACCTGACGGTCAGCGCACCGGTCGGCAACGGCGCGGCCAACGCGGGCTTTCTCGTTCGCACCACCAACCCGACGGCCGGCGGCCCCGACAGCCTGACCGGCTACTACATCGGCCTCGACACCGGTACGCACTCGGTCGTGGTGGGACGCGAGAACAACAACTGGACCAACTTCATCGCGTATCCGGTCAGCTCGGTGGTGGGTGGCAGCACGCATCACCTGAAGGTCACGACGAGCGGCACCGCGATCACCGTCGACCTCGACCAGCAACGCGTGATCAGCGTCAACGACGCCACCAATGCCCTGCCCGCCGTGTTCCAGTCGGGCAGCTTCGGGCTGCGGCGTTTCGGCGTCGGCGCGAGCTTCAGCAACGTCACGATTCGCACCTATCCCACCGTGACCTCGCCGAGCTACGATTTTTCCAAGGTGGTCGGCGCGGTGTACACGCCGTCGAACGCGGTGAACGCGATCGACTTCTGGGAGAACTACGATCCGGACATCGTCAATCGTGAACTGACGTACGCGCAGACCTACGGCATGAACACCATCGCCGTGTATCTGCACTACCTGGTGTGGGCGAACGATCGGGTCGCGTTCCTGAGCAAGTTCGAGAATCTGCTGAAAATCGCCGCGCGTCACGGCATCAAGGTCTCGCCGATTTTCTACGACGACTGCTGGAATCCCACGCCGCAATACGGCCCGCAAGCCGCGCCGGTCTGGGGCGTGCATAACAGCCAGTGGGTGCAGTCTCCCGGCACGCCGGTCGAACAGGCGTATTTCCAGCCGAGCGCGTCGAATGCGGCTGTTACGTACAAGACGAGTCTGGCGAGCTACATCACCGACTTCGTCGCGCCGCATCGCAACGATCCACGCATTATTTTCTGGGAGACGATGAACGAGCCCGGTTGCAGCGGTAATGGCGCGCTGCAGGAAACCCGCGCGGTGTTGATGAACGACGCGCGTATCGCGATCCTCAATGCCGGCGCCACGCAGCCGATCAACGCGCCGCAAGTGCAGGAGGACGAAGGCACGTACTTCTCGGACTTCTACGCGTTCCATCCGTACGGCAATCCGTACACGGGTCCGGTGAACGGCAGCTCGGTGAGCGCGCTGAATTCCGAAACGCTGCAGCGCGGCTTTCCGGGCACCACGGGGCAGACCATGCCGGGCATCGTCTCGAACTACGGCGGCAGCACCGGTTTTATCGTGTGGGAGTTGATGATTGGGCGCACCAATACGCGCTTCCATTGGGGGCAAGTGCCGAGCGCACCCGCTACGGTCGAACCGGCCATCCCGTTCCAGGGGACGATCTATCCGGACGGCCACCCGTGGCAGACCTCGGAGACTCAGGCGCTGACAGGTGGTTTCGATGTGAAGCTGCCGGTGCTGCAGGTTGGCTATTACAACGATCCGACCTTCCAAAGCGCGCCGGTCAAGACGTCGGTTACGCCGTTGATCGACTTCGATCTGAACACCGAGCGCGGCACCGATTCGCCTGACGCGTCCGCCGGAGTCAATGCGACGGGTTATGGCGTTCGTTGGACCGGGGCGATTCAGGCGACGCAGGCGGGACTTTACACGTTCTCGATCGATAGCGACAACGTCGCAAGGCTGTGGATCAACGGCGTGAAGATCATCGACAAGAAGAGTGCGTCGCAAGGCACCTTGAGCGGCAAGACCTGGCTCGCCGCGAAGCAACGTGCGTCGATCAAGGTCGAGTACGTGCATGGGACCGGGCCGGCCAGCATGCATCTGCTGTGGTCGAGTTCGGCGGCGCGCAATCCGTCGGCGCTGCGGATCGTGCCGTCGGATTCGCTGGTGACGGCGAATTGA
- a CDS encoding epoxide hydrolase family protein, protein MRIDTFQIAIPDADIDDLRRRIRATRWAPATPSPAWQQGADTAWLRELAAYWADGFDWRAAERKLNAQPQYLAHVGGQRVHFVHRRGEGPAPYPLVVTHGWPGSFFEFHALLDHLCNPAAFGGDPADSFDVVAPSLPGFAFSPAPAQPGCSAFQVADLWASLMQGLGYERFGAQGGDLGAGMSVALAARHPQRVDGIHLNFLPSSYEPAIGADRQPLTPAEESYLRSKTEWATLEGGYAHLHGTKPLTLAASLNDSPVGLAAWIGEKFRAWSDCGGEIERLFSKDDLLTDISLYWYTQSIGPSIQMYWENRLQPMRFAANQRVVPPVGFASFPKEINHPPRSWLERTFDVQQWTEMPSGGHFAAMEQPALLAHEIRTFFRPLRHSVK, encoded by the coding sequence ATGCGGATAGACACGTTTCAGATCGCCATTCCCGACGCCGACATCGACGATCTGCGCCGGCGGATTCGCGCGACACGCTGGGCGCCGGCCACGCCGTCTCCCGCGTGGCAGCAAGGCGCCGACACCGCGTGGCTGCGCGAACTGGCCGCCTATTGGGCCGACGGTTTCGACTGGCGCGCCGCGGAACGCAAGCTGAACGCGCAGCCGCAATACCTCGCCCACGTCGGCGGTCAGCGCGTGCACTTCGTGCATCGGCGCGGCGAAGGCCCCGCGCCGTATCCGCTGGTCGTGACGCACGGCTGGCCGGGTTCGTTCTTCGAGTTCCACGCGTTGCTCGACCACCTGTGCAATCCGGCCGCATTCGGCGGCGACCCCGCGGATTCGTTCGACGTCGTCGCGCCTTCGCTGCCGGGCTTCGCGTTTTCACCGGCGCCGGCTCAGCCAGGCTGTTCGGCGTTTCAGGTGGCCGACTTGTGGGCGTCGTTGATGCAGGGGCTCGGCTACGAGCGTTTCGGCGCGCAGGGCGGCGACCTTGGCGCGGGCATGTCGGTGGCGCTGGCCGCGCGGCATCCGCAGCGGGTCGACGGGATTCACCTCAACTTTCTGCCGTCTTCGTATGAGCCCGCGATCGGCGCGGACCGGCAGCCGCTCACGCCCGCCGAGGAAAGCTATCTGCGCTCGAAAACCGAATGGGCCACGCTCGAAGGCGGCTACGCCCACCTGCACGGCACGAAGCCGCTGACGCTGGCGGCGTCGCTCAACGATTCGCCGGTGGGACTCGCCGCCTGGATCGGCGAAAAATTTCGTGCGTGGAGCGATTGCGGCGGCGAGATAGAGCGGCTTTTCTCGAAAGACGATCTGCTCACTGACATCTCGCTCTACTGGTACACGCAAAGTATCGGCCCGTCGATCCAGATGTACTGGGAGAACCGTTTGCAACCGATGCGCTTCGCCGCGAACCAACGCGTCGTGCCGCCGGTTGGCTTCGCGAGTTTCCCGAAAGAGATCAACCATCCGCCGCGTAGCTGGCTCGAACGTACCTTCGACGTCCAGCAGTGGACCGAGATGCCCAGCGGCGGCCATTTCGCGGCCATGGAACAGCCCGCTTTACTCGCCCACGAGATCCGCACGTTTTTCAGACCCTTGCGGCATAGCGTCAAATAG
- a CDS encoding YkgJ family cysteine cluster protein, producing MDDINFECTACGNCCHDLRLPLTLTEAAAWLARGGQMELLCEAIPWPVEPEAGNEQAAYKKARSAPTMSGTLPVRVSVLLVAAFAGPCPNLDADMRCRIYEQRPLVCRIYPAEINPFVPLAPENKGCPPEAWQHTPLQRHGVLVDETTRELVGESRRMSELEAAARVKLCLALGMNEAALANEGFVIYAPDSDALRTALEQIRTTPDAVVEAEPWTFVSNRAVTVETLLSVGATGRLNEPATDTHFRYHGYFPAEPA from the coding sequence GTGGACGATATCAACTTCGAATGCACGGCCTGCGGTAACTGCTGCCACGATTTGCGCCTGCCGCTGACGCTGACGGAAGCCGCTGCGTGGCTCGCGCGAGGCGGCCAGATGGAGCTGCTGTGCGAGGCCATTCCGTGGCCAGTCGAACCCGAAGCCGGCAACGAACAGGCCGCCTACAAGAAGGCGCGTTCCGCGCCGACCATGAGCGGCACGTTGCCGGTGCGCGTCTCGGTCCTGCTCGTCGCCGCGTTCGCCGGCCCCTGTCCGAATCTGGACGCGGACATGCGCTGCCGTATCTACGAACAGCGGCCGCTGGTATGCCGGATCTATCCCGCCGAAATTAATCCTTTCGTGCCGCTTGCACCGGAAAACAAGGGCTGTCCGCCGGAAGCCTGGCAGCACACACCGCTGCAACGGCACGGCGTGCTGGTCGATGAAACGACGCGTGAACTGGTCGGCGAATCGCGCCGTATGAGCGAGCTCGAAGCTGCGGCGCGCGTGAAGTTGTGTCTCGCGCTGGGCATGAACGAAGCGGCGCTGGCCAACGAAGGTTTCGTCATCTACGCACCGGATAGCGACGCGCTGCGCACCGCGCTCGAACAGATTCGCACGACGCCGGACGCCGTTGTCGAAGCCGAGCCGTGGACCTTCGTGTCAAACCGCGCGGTGACCGTGGAAACGCTGCTGTCGGTCGGCGCGACCGGTCGCCTCAACGAACCGGCGACGGACACGCACTTCCGCTATCACGGTTATTTCCCGGCCGAGCCGGCGTGA
- a CDS encoding CidA/LrgA family protein yields the protein MLGALAALLTFQCLGEGISYLFHVPVPGPVIGMLLLFGFLMLRPKAADAIEPTALELLRHLSLLFVPAGVGIMVSAERIRGDAVAVIVSIAVSTTLAIAVAALVTRALMRRQRRDPVAPEAAS from the coding sequence ATGCTTGGAGCGCTCGCTGCTCTTCTCACGTTTCAATGCCTTGGAGAAGGCATTTCGTACCTGTTCCATGTGCCCGTACCCGGACCCGTGATCGGCATGCTGCTGCTATTCGGCTTCCTCATGCTGCGTCCGAAAGCCGCCGACGCGATCGAGCCGACCGCGCTCGAATTGCTGCGTCATCTGTCCTTGCTGTTCGTGCCGGCCGGCGTCGGCATCATGGTATCGGCCGAGCGGATTCGCGGCGACGCGGTCGCGGTGATCGTCTCCATTGCGGTCAGCACGACGCTCGCGATCGCCGTGGCCGCGCTCGTCACGCGTGCGTTGATGCGCCGGCAGCGTCGCGATCCGGTCGCACCGGAGGCCGCCTCGTGA
- a CDS encoding sigma-54 dependent transcriptional regulator, whose product MKATTRRVIYFTRDPAADLLASFQARDWNVEVIGSVQEVRQVMQDGSLAGGLVDFSSVYEPRDVAMLEACLALPTVGWVAMAAATQLDDANSRRLVRDYCFDYITLPAANERIVDTVGHACGMISLGEPAFIDTAEAEGEMIGTCDAMLALFRSIRKVATTDAPVFIAGESGTGKELTAAAIHARSPRRKAPFVAINCGAIPPHLLQSELFGYERGAFTGANQRKIGRVETANGGTLFLDEIGDLPFESQANLLRFLQESTIERLGGQGSIDIDVRIICATHVDMEAAIETGRFRADLYHRLCVLRIDEPPLRARGKDIELLALSTLDRYRKDASRRLYGFSPDAITAMHQYDWPGNVRELINRVRRAIVMSEGRTISAENLELSSYATTLPVTLAQARETAERQAIELALLRHRGRPGDAARELSISRATLYRLLAAHGMREGVESEARA is encoded by the coding sequence ATGAAGGCCACTACGCGGCGCGTTATCTATTTCACCCGGGATCCAGCAGCGGATCTGCTCGCGAGCTTCCAGGCGCGCGACTGGAACGTCGAAGTCATCGGCTCGGTTCAGGAAGTGCGGCAAGTCATGCAAGACGGCTCGCTGGCGGGAGGTCTCGTCGATTTTTCGAGCGTGTACGAGCCGCGCGACGTGGCCATGCTCGAAGCCTGTCTGGCCTTGCCTACCGTCGGCTGGGTGGCGATGGCCGCGGCCACTCAACTCGACGACGCGAATTCACGCCGGCTGGTGCGGGACTACTGCTTCGACTACATCACGCTGCCGGCCGCCAACGAAAGAATCGTCGACACCGTGGGCCACGCCTGCGGCATGATCTCGCTCGGCGAACCGGCGTTCATCGACACTGCCGAGGCCGAAGGCGAGATGATCGGCACCTGCGACGCCATGCTCGCGTTGTTTCGCTCGATCCGCAAAGTCGCTACCACCGACGCACCGGTGTTCATTGCCGGCGAGTCCGGCACCGGCAAGGAGCTGACCGCCGCCGCGATCCACGCGCGTTCGCCGCGCCGCAAGGCGCCGTTCGTCGCGATCAATTGCGGCGCGATTCCGCCGCATCTGCTGCAATCCGAGTTGTTCGGTTATGAGCGCGGCGCGTTCACGGGCGCGAATCAGCGCAAAATTGGGCGCGTCGAAACGGCGAACGGCGGCACGCTGTTTCTCGACGAAATCGGCGATCTGCCGTTCGAGAGCCAGGCGAACCTGCTGCGTTTTCTGCAGGAAAGCACCATTGAACGGTTGGGTGGGCAGGGTTCGATCGACATCGACGTGCGCATTATCTGTGCGACTCACGTGGACATGGAAGCCGCGATCGAAACCGGCCGGTTTCGCGCCGACCTGTATCACCGTTTGTGCGTGTTGCGAATCGACGAGCCGCCGTTGCGCGCGCGCGGCAAGGATATCGAACTGCTCGCGCTGTCCACGCTCGACCGCTATCGCAAGGACGCAAGCCGCCGTTTGTACGGCTTCTCACCGGACGCGATCACGGCCATGCATCAATACGATTGGCCCGGCAACGTGCGGGAACTGATTAACCGGGTGCGTCGTGCAATCGTGATGTCGGAAGGGCGCACGATCAGCGCCGAAAATCTCGAACTGTCGAGCTATGCGACGACACTGCCGGTGACGCTTGCGCAGGCGCGCGAAACGGCGGAACGCCAGGCGATCGAACTCGCGCTATTGCGTCACCGCGGACGCCCCGGCGACGCCGCGCGCGAACTCAGCATTTCACGCGCTACGTTGTACCGTTTGCTGGCCGCGCACGGCATGCGCGAAGGCGTGGAAAGCGAAGCGCGCGCCTGA
- a CDS encoding LrgB family protein yields the protein MTAIPKLGAIWVYLAASPLLGLTITLIAYLIAQMLYTKARFNPLANPVLIAVALLVALLEITHTPYSTYFEGAQFVHFLLGPATVALALPLYRQWPKLRRSALPLIGGLVAGSLTAIVSAVGVAALFGASHQTVASLAPKSATTPIAMAVASEIGGIPSLTAVLVISTGVFGAVFARAILNALRIVEPEVRGFALGIASHGIGTARAFQVSEEMGAFAGLGMGLNGIFTAFVVPVLMPLAARWLMG from the coding sequence GTGACCGCTATCCCGAAGCTCGGCGCGATCTGGGTCTATCTCGCCGCGAGCCCGCTGCTCGGGCTGACCATCACGTTGATCGCGTATCTGATCGCTCAGATGCTCTACACCAAAGCGCGCTTCAATCCGCTCGCCAATCCGGTACTGATCGCGGTGGCGCTGCTGGTCGCGCTGCTCGAAATCACCCACACGCCGTATTCGACGTACTTTGAAGGCGCGCAGTTCGTCCACTTTCTGCTAGGCCCCGCGACGGTGGCGCTCGCCCTCCCGCTCTACCGGCAGTGGCCCAAACTGCGCCGCTCGGCCTTGCCGCTGATCGGCGGGCTGGTCGCCGGATCGTTGACGGCGATCGTTTCGGCGGTGGGCGTGGCGGCGTTGTTCGGCGCGTCGCATCAAACGGTCGCCTCGCTCGCGCCCAAATCGGCCACCACGCCGATCGCCATGGCGGTGGCGTCGGAAATCGGCGGCATTCCTTCGTTGACCGCGGTGCTCGTCATTTCAACCGGTGTGTTCGGTGCCGTGTTCGCGCGCGCGATTCTCAACGCGCTGCGGATCGTGGAACCGGAGGTGCGGGGCTTCGCGCTCGGCATTGCGTCGCATGGAATCGGTACGGCCCGGGCGTTTCAGGTCAGCGAGGAAATGGGCGCATTTGCCGGTCTGGGCATGGGTCTCAACGGCATCTTCACCGCGTTCGTCGTGCCGGTGTTGATGCCGCTGGCGGCACGGTGGTTGATGGGGTGA
- a CDS encoding alpha-ketoglutarate-dependent dioxygenase AlkB has translation MSAQQALFAPEPVCLVHDHEGGTRYLPDSIPTAIAQRWFNEAQRNIGWLSQQRMMYEREVAVPRLLATFARESADLPEPLGEAFEAVRALIGAPFNRVGLNLYRDGSDSVAPHSDKTDKLVPGQPIAIVSLGVSRRMSIRSKTGPGRTVHIELEPGSCLVMSYASQFTHEHGIPKLADVVGPRISLAFRCFAP, from the coding sequence ATGTCTGCCCAGCAAGCCCTCTTCGCCCCCGAGCCTGTCTGCCTCGTTCATGACCACGAAGGCGGAACGCGCTATCTACCCGACTCGATTCCTACAGCCATCGCGCAGCGCTGGTTCAACGAGGCACAGCGCAACATCGGCTGGCTCAGCCAGCAGCGCATGATGTACGAACGCGAGGTCGCCGTTCCGCGCCTGCTCGCCACTTTCGCTCGGGAATCGGCCGATCTGCCCGAGCCGCTCGGCGAGGCATTCGAAGCAGTGCGCGCGCTGATCGGCGCACCGTTCAATCGCGTCGGTCTCAATCTCTATCGCGACGGCAGCGACAGCGTCGCGCCGCACAGCGACAAAACGGACAAGCTCGTGCCGGGCCAGCCGATTGCAATCGTCTCGCTCGGCGTGAGCCGCCGCATGTCGATCCGCTCAAAAACAGGCCCCGGCCGAACCGTTCACATCGAACTCGAACCGGGAAGCTGTCTGGTGATGAGCTACGCGTCGCAATTCACGCACGAGCACGGCATCCCCAAGCTGGCGGATGTCGTCGGGCCACGCATCAGTCTCGCGTTCCGCTGTTTCGCACCTTAG
- a CDS encoding DUF4148 domain-containing protein translates to MYGEPRKVVLSGLVVGAVAIAAYVSPSGRQWLSADEPGVGSGGESARHTRGDIMSGAITSGPVVVRGAPDAVLSSELQAARSSLQRNDFGAAQAQLDAVAATHKNDGQVAALQREVQVRAQASQQAQVVAQEDPKATRTSPSLPAKGHHSRERHYAARDYSGRASGYATKRRAVETQATNASSDRLAGSNVPLDEPAVMTSRARAVAPTIRVGQGLSSAPAVPPLIVQTPPGVSVEQVSPSNRQAELTAQAPLQSTSLQPTAPGGTLLKSDGPKTREQVREEIVRARSNGSLPAFGNPDPAGPGGAPSLVNAQRP, encoded by the coding sequence ATGTATGGCGAACCCAGGAAAGTCGTTCTGAGCGGACTCGTGGTCGGGGCGGTGGCGATTGCGGCCTACGTCTCGCCGTCCGGCAGGCAGTGGCTGTCGGCGGATGAGCCCGGCGTGGGCAGCGGCGGCGAGTCGGCCCGGCACACGCGCGGCGACATCATGAGCGGGGCGATCACGTCCGGTCCGGTGGTGGTTCGCGGTGCACCGGATGCCGTGTTGTCCAGCGAGTTGCAAGCCGCGCGCAGTAGTTTGCAGCGCAACGACTTCGGCGCGGCTCAGGCGCAACTCGACGCGGTAGCGGCGACGCACAAAAACGATGGCCAGGTGGCCGCGCTGCAACGCGAGGTTCAGGTGCGCGCGCAAGCCTCGCAGCAGGCGCAGGTCGTGGCGCAAGAGGATCCGAAAGCGACGCGCACGTCGCCGTCGTTGCCGGCGAAGGGGCATCATTCGCGTGAACGCCACTATGCGGCTCGCGATTATTCAGGCCGTGCGTCCGGTTACGCGACCAAACGACGCGCTGTGGAAACCCAGGCGACGAACGCTTCAAGCGATCGCTTGGCGGGCAGCAACGTGCCGCTTGATGAGCCCGCTGTGATGACGTCGCGAGCGCGTGCCGTGGCGCCGACGATCAGGGTGGGACAGGGACTCTCCAGCGCGCCGGCCGTGCCGCCGCTGATTGTGCAGACGCCACCTGGGGTGAGCGTCGAGCAGGTGTCGCCGTCGAACCGCCAGGCCGAACTGACGGCGCAAGCGCCGCTTCAGTCGACGTCGCTGCAACCCACCGCGCCGGGCGGGACGTTGTTGAAATCGGATGGGCCGAAGACGCGCGAGCAAGTGCGCGAGGAGATTGTGCGAGCGCGAAGCAACGGCAGCCTGCCGGCGTTCGGTAATCCCGACCCGGCGGGTCCGGGTGGCGCGCCGAGTTTGGTCAACGCGCAGCGTCCCTGA
- a CDS encoding type 1 glutamine amidotransferase domain-containing protein has product MEILVVLTSHDQLGNTGKKTGFWLEEFAAPYYVFKDAGVAMTLASPKGGQPPLDPKSDDPDAQTDATRRFGKDADAQAALANTVKLSSVSAADYDAVFYPGGHGPLWDLAEDPQSIALIEALYAAGKPVGAVCHAPAVFRHTKTPDGTPLVRDKPVTGFANTEEAAVGLTDVVPFLVEDMLKKHGASYSKGPDWLSHVVVAGNLITGQNPASSEAAAKALLAKLGVA; this is encoded by the coding sequence ATGGAAATTCTGGTGGTCTTGACGTCCCACGATCAGCTCGGCAACACCGGCAAAAAAACCGGTTTCTGGCTCGAGGAATTTGCCGCGCCTTATTACGTGTTCAAAGACGCGGGCGTCGCGATGACCTTGGCGTCGCCCAAAGGCGGGCAGCCGCCGCTCGACCCCAAGAGCGACGATCCCGACGCGCAGACCGACGCGACCCGGCGCTTCGGCAAAGACGCCGATGCGCAAGCCGCGTTGGCGAATACGGTCAAACTCTCCAGTGTCTCGGCGGCGGATTACGACGCGGTGTTTTATCCCGGCGGTCACGGGCCGCTGTGGGATCTGGCGGAAGATCCGCAGTCGATCGCGCTAATCGAAGCGTTGTATGCCGCGGGCAAACCCGTCGGCGCGGTCTGCCATGCGCCCGCGGTGTTTCGTCATACGAAGACGCCCGACGGCACGCCACTGGTGCGCGATAAACCGGTCACGGGCTTTGCGAATACCGAAGAGGCCGCCGTCGGGCTCACCGACGTCGTGCCGTTTCTGGTGGAAGACATGTTGAAGAAGCACGGCGCGAGTTATTCGAAAGGGCCGGACTGGCTGTCCCATGTGGTGGTCGCGGGGAATCTGATCACCGGGCAGAATCCGGCTTCGTCGGAAGCGGCCGCGAAGGCGTTGCTTGCAAAGCTTGGCGTAGCGTAA
- a CDS encoding carbonic anhydrase has protein sequence MCEHHPISSTRRDWLLAGASAITLAALSPHDVMAADPPAGNAPNSIPPQEALDRIMQGNARYAANSPSNKDFSAGRVARVDAQYPIAAIVGCADSRVAPELAFDQGPGDLFVVRVAGNFVNDDMLASLEYGVEFLGVPLIMVLGHTNCGAITATVKVIQKGTLLPGHLPDLVRSLKPAVQLAGSVHDDDLVARATIENVKLNTNRLLVSKPLIGQYVRRGKVKVVGGIYDLATGKVALI, from the coding sequence ATGTGCGAACACCATCCGATTTCTTCCACGCGACGTGACTGGCTGCTGGCCGGCGCGTCCGCCATCACACTGGCGGCATTATCACCGCACGATGTCATGGCGGCCGATCCGCCTGCCGGCAATGCGCCGAATTCGATTCCACCGCAAGAAGCGCTCGACCGGATCATGCAAGGCAACGCACGCTACGCTGCGAATAGCCCTTCAAACAAGGACTTTTCTGCAGGCCGGGTGGCGCGCGTGGACGCGCAGTATCCGATTGCGGCAATCGTAGGCTGCGCGGATTCACGCGTGGCGCCGGAGCTCGCTTTCGATCAGGGCCCGGGCGATCTGTTCGTGGTGCGCGTGGCCGGCAATTTCGTCAACGACGATATGCTCGCGAGCCTCGAATATGGCGTCGAGTTTCTCGGCGTGCCGCTGATCATGGTGCTCGGGCATACGAACTGTGGGGCGATTACAGCGACCGTCAAGGTGATTCAGAAGGGCACACTATTGCCGGGTCATTTGCCCGATCTGGTGCGCTCGCTCAAGCCGGCGGTGCAATTGGCCGGTTCAGTTCACGATGACGATCTGGTTGCGCGCGCCACGATCGAGAACGTGAAGCTGAACACCAATCGGCTGTTGGTATCGAAGCCGCTGATCGGCCAGTACGTACGACGCGGCAAGGTCAAGGTAGTGGGCGGTATTTACGATCTGGCGACGGGCAAGGTCGCGCTGATCTAA
- a CDS encoding DMT family transporter codes for MPPITAVRTTAVPPRSIALILVSMFCFALVDALAKSVALAYPANEVTFFRMLFGLVPAVAVCLRGKPLAERLRHMDVRGQTLRALTLLGASGLFFAGLPYMPLSEAVAIVYSETLLVIVLAPLLLKETLKPRDAIAAAVGFIGVLFVVRPDSAHSSWLGPVLLMSSAFFGALSIVQIKRIRATDDSGTTVLYFTVIGTLVTGASLLLAWRTPSLEALVTMALLGAFATAGQLLMTMAFREADAGALAPYNYTSIVWAALFAYVVWGETIGAMALLGIALIVGSSIAVAMRGKQAEGPLV; via the coding sequence ATGCCGCCCATCACCGCCGTTCGGACGACCGCCGTACCGCCGCGCAGCATCGCGCTGATCCTCGTTTCGATGTTCTGTTTCGCGCTCGTCGACGCGCTGGCCAAATCCGTGGCGCTCGCCTATCCGGCCAACGAAGTGACGTTCTTCCGCATGCTGTTCGGGCTCGTGCCCGCCGTCGCGGTATGCCTGCGCGGCAAGCCGCTTGCCGAACGTCTCAGACACATGGACGTGCGCGGTCAGACGCTGCGCGCGCTGACGTTGCTCGGCGCTTCGGGTCTGTTCTTCGCCGGTTTGCCGTACATGCCGCTCAGCGAGGCGGTCGCGATCGTCTATTCAGAGACCTTGCTGGTGATCGTTCTGGCGCCGCTGCTGCTGAAGGAAACGCTCAAGCCGCGTGACGCGATTGCGGCGGCCGTCGGGTTTATCGGCGTGCTGTTCGTGGTGCGCCCGGACAGCGCGCATTCGAGCTGGCTCGGACCGGTGCTGCTGATGTCGAGCGCATTTTTCGGCGCGTTGTCGATCGTTCAGATCAAGCGCATTCGCGCCACCGACGATTCGGGCACCACGGTGTTGTACTTCACGGTAATCGGAACGCTCGTCACTGGCGCTTCGCTGCTGTTGGCATGGCGCACGCCGTCGCTCGAAGCGCTCGTGACGATGGCCCTGCTCGGCGCGTTCGCCACGGCCGGGCAGTTGCTGATGACGATGGCGTTTCGCGAAGCCGACGCGGGTGCGCTCGCGCCGTACAACTACACCAGCATCGTCTGGGCGGCGCTGTTCGCGTACGTGGTTTGGGGTGAGACGATCGGCGCGATGGCGCTGCTAGGCATTGCGTTGATTGTCGGCAGTTCGATCGCGGTGGCCATGCGCGGCAAGCAGGCTGAAGGACCGCTGGTGTAG